A segment of the Salmo trutta chromosome 3, fSalTru1.1, whole genome shotgun sequence genome:
TCCATAACTGTGACCATAAAGATAGTAGGAGGAAAACCTGGGGCATTCCACAGTTCTCACTCACctgtctcttcttcctcctgtgGACGACCTTTGACCCAGGAAATGGAGGGCTGGGGAAAGGAGGCTCTGGGATGTCAACtggggaaaaacaaaaacaaaggagGGTTAATGTATTATTGTTTGTTAGCGTATAGGGTTATAACATTCTCCACATCTAACAGTAACCAAGCTATGCAGTTCTATATTATGTTTACTCAGGCTTATGTGTTTCTGTAGGCCTAAGGCTCTGATACTGGATATTAGTTCAGCTGCAACTCATGGTAACCAATCAGATTGTGTGGCCAAAACTAACAGTTTTGcaatatttatttcatttatcaGTTTTCCAATAGTTTGTTTAATTGAATCCACCCCTCATAACTCTTACAGCAGATACCTTACCATTAGGAAGGAAGTAAGCTGCTGCCTCTTGTCCTGCTGATTTATAGATCATGTGGATCTGGACATCACCCTGCAAGACATTAGAAAGAAAGGTGGATGGGTCATTAGTCattattttctctctttttttgtatatatatatttttaaatcatccAACCATGTATATTCATATACATTGAATAAAGTGCGCTGTCTGTCATCAGCAACCACACAGACCCAGGCCAGTACAATGTGAATATGAACGCGCGGGTGACGTCACATTCTCTTGCCAACCACGGGGACGCGCAAGAGCTACGGACGGGAAACCGCTCCTTGGAACTGAAAAACTCAACAACAAATTGGAATGGCTACGATTTCTCCCTAATAAACGCGTTAACGTTACAAAAATCAAAGGTATGAAGTTCGACCTCTCTTTTTCATAGAATCAGTTGAGCTTCTGTGAGCTCTAGCGTTTAGCTAGCTAGTCTCGTCTTTTCGACAATCCAGGGCGCAACAGgtttctagctaacgttagctagctgttgctaacttattattagctagctagtcagctgGTTAATGATTGCTAGCTTGTATCAACATTGTTTGAACAACTGCATGTAGAAGACATCACAGCTAAATTACATATCCACAACTTCACAAGCATACGGGGAGAACAACTAAAGTAAGTTAGTAGGCTAACTAGCTAATTGAAtgatagctagctaattagcttgttGCGCACTGACTACAACATTCACTACTGAATTCTTATTACATGTCTGTCATGTTATGCCAGTCTGCTCAATAGAACATCCACACAGTAAGTTAACGTTATATTCCAGCGCTGTAAACAATATCAGCCAGTTACACTTTGGTAAATAAATAACTGATTCTACTTTGAGACAATTGAGTTTACTGCATTGAGAAGCATTACGGCGCAACAACCATTGTCAACGGTAGTAAAGGGTTGACCAGTCTATTGTCCATTGTTTTTCTGGACAGCCCCTGTTGTGGAGTAGTACTACAGTACTTGCTTAATAGGCTTAGTTTGTAAGTGTCTGAGTTCCAATGAAATGAGAGCATTGTTTTCAGTCACATGCAGATTCTAGGTCAGCTGTGTTGGTGAATAGGAACATAAGGGGTTTGCCCGTAGCTGGGTCACCTCCCTCAGTGGCGTAAACTTTGATGCTGTTTTCAAGAGTACAGTGTAATGCTGTGGATTGTTGTCAAGCAGAAAGGTCTCCCTGCCATGCAAAATAGGAAATGCTCTGTCACATATTTATATTCAGAAGTAAACAGGCCTCTAAATCTGGATGACCAGTTCATCTGACTGAGTACTGATCTCCCATattttccccttctctctttaTCCAAAAGAACAGGAAGTCCTGTTGACATCACTTCCTGTCAGCGGCGGCTATGACGTGCCGGGACATCCATGCCACCAATGCCTTCTCCTTCATCATTGCCTTCATCTCCGTGGGCGGCATCGCTGTGGCGGCGCTGATCCCACAGTGGCGAGTGACACGACTTGTCACCTTCAACAAAAACGCCAAGAACATCAGCGTCTATGACGGCCTGTGGGCCAAGTGTGTGAAACAAGATGGTTACTCTGGCTGCTACTACTATGACTCAGAGGTACGGGTCTGATGATCGCACAATCATAAGGACATACAGCATCCCATATTCCCCCCATATGGTGCACTGCCACATAGggctctaaagtagtgcactatacaggaaacagggtgccatttaagatttGCATAAATCATTTCTCATTTATTCCTTCTCCCCACAGTGGTATTCTAAAGTGGACCAGTTGGACCTGAGACTGCTCCAGTTCTGCCTGCCGACTGGGCTACTGTTTGGCTCCCTGGCCCTGGTGCTGTGTATGGCAGGCATGTCTAAGACCTGCTGCTGCTCTGATAAGGCTGAGACAGACATCAAGAGTACCCGCTGTCTGGTCAACAGCGCAGGCTGCCACCTAGTGGCTGGGATGTTCCTGTTCCTGGGCGGTGCTATCGCCCTGGCGCCCTCCGTGTGGTTCCTGTTCCGGACCAAGGAGATGAACATCAAGTACGACCGCATCTTCTCAGACGGGTTCGCGGTCTACGTGGCCATCGGCTGTTCCGGCGGCCTCATGCTCGCTGCCCTGCTGATGTTCATGTGGTACTGCATGTGTAAGAAGCTACCTTCTCCCTTCTGGCTGCCTCTACCCACACTCCCTAACTCCCTCTCCACCCAGCCCCTCACAGCCAACGGGTACCCCCCCTCCCCCGTCTACGGCCCCCCTCAGACCTTCCCTCCACAGGGGTACGTCCCCACTGTGATGGATGCCCAGCCCTACGCTCCCTCCCAGGGCTACCCTCACAGTGTCGCCCAGCAGCCCCAGCAGGTCTATATGTCCCAGATGTCAGCCCCGGAGGGGTATGGGTCAGAGGTGGGGCAGAACCAGGCTTACAGCTATGCCCCGTCCCAGAGTTATGCCCCCTCTCAGGTGGGCTACGCCCCCAGCTACGTAGGCCACCGCTACTCCACACGCTCACGCATGTCTGGCATAGAGATAGACATCCCTGTTCTAACACAAGGCCTCTGATGGATGGAGGGCTGCTGCAAGAACACTGAGTCCTGGTTCCATTTAGCTGTCCTGTCTCCTGTAAAGGGTGTGTACTGTCAGTGCAATATAAATGAAGGATATAACTGTTGGTCAGTCTGCACTAGAAATACAACTCTGTGTCACTCAACTAAgcactgcactgttagatacagTTTAGTATGCTGGCTCCACATCTGGTGAAAGGACACCAGAGATGCCCCATAATGAAGTCTGAATTCACTGTTACGTTTTGATTGAAAACAATATTTTCTAATCGCACCTCTACCATTTTAGAACCAGCACAGCCAATGGAATGTGATGTGTATCGTACAGCTCTTCTTAATGTAAATCTGCTTGAAACCTCATAGCATTTCTACACTGTGTATATTGTGTTCACTAATATTTCAACTGCTAAGAAATGAACTAAACTGTACTTTAACCGTGAGGTAACTTGATGTAGTGAGGTAAAAGGGAGTGACACTGACTGTGATGTTTTAATGTGTGTTGTTCATATTGTTGGTCTGTGAAGAAACACTACTGCTGTGCCTTGTTCAGAACAGCCATATTACATTGCTTAGTTAtcctgtgtgtgttgtattaatACTGACAATACTGTAACATGTTTCTTTTGTTCTGCTAGTTTTATACACATGCTGTTTTTGGGCGTTGGAGATATTATAATATGCTGTAACATGTGAGATGACATGGGAATGTGGAAATGACTCTCATACTATTTACCCATCAACAGTACAGAAGTGTCTCTAAGGCCATGACTTTTTATATGTAGACATAAATTAGATCATTTTGTATCTAATTCACATGATGCCACCgtatatcaatcaaatgtataaatgacatcagcagatgtcacaaagtgctatatcATGAAGGTAGTTGTTGATCTGTCTCCTTTGTTAAGGTGCCTGGGAGATGTGATTGAACCAGAACACATACTGCACCTCTGTGGCTCTGTCTGCTACTCAGACCAAAGGAACGTCAAAATGAACATCTTATTTTAGCTCCGGTACACTGCCATCATCTGTCGCCTGTTCTTTTTGTCAAAGTGTAAGAGTCTACACTGAGCTGTGTAAGCAAACGTTGAGCTACTCTTGTTTCCACTTCATTCATCCActactgggctcccgagtggcgcagcggtctaaggcactgcatctcagtgctagaggtgtcactacagaccctggttcgattccaggctgtatctccatgattgggagtcccatagggcggcgcacaattggcccagcgttgtccggggtaggccgtcattgtaaataagaatgtgttcttcactgacttgcctagttaaataaaaataaactgtaATTGATTTCACATGAAGGGGAGGGGGGGCTCACTACACTGTAACATCACATTCCATTGGCTGTGCTGGTTCTAAAATGGTAGAACACTGACTGAATGCACTGGGCTTCTTATGATTCTACAATCTAGAGAAAGAGGATTCTGTGATTTATGTTGCATTCTATCCCTAAACACTAGTTTTGACCAAACTGTCCTCTAACTCGTGTGTTGACTTAATCTTAAATACCCATTGTATCAGTCGTAACATATCCAACATGCTCTCTCTGTTGCAGTACTGCATGTACAGTCTAATGTTCTTATCTCTATGGAAAATATCTTTGCTCACCAGACCTTTATCTCAATAAAATGTTTATCTAATTAAAGTATCAGTGTTCCACGGCTGACGATGACTAATACTGGTGTCACAGTACCACCAGAGATGTATTTACCGTACTTAACATGATTAACAGGGCCAGAgaaaggccacactaaaatgaGACCTGTTTGCAGTGATTCTGAGTGAATGTATTAGTTGGAGTCATTTAGCCGGGCGTGCTGTGATTTGAACTGGGTGAAACTGTTCAGCCAAAcggctgagagacagagagggctgGTTGAGATGGAGCTGGGTTTATCTGGCAGGCAGATTGGATTACAAGCAGCAGGGTAATGGGTTGTTTCCGGTCCTCAGGGTTAGTGCTGTGTCAGCTGGTTATTGCTCCACTTTGGCACTTTATTGATCAGTCAGAGTAGTGATTAATGGGCTGTAAGGTCTGTTCACCTGGCTTCCCAGCAGGACATCCCAATAGTATCCTCGCCTTGATCTGCACTGATAAGTAGGGCTGGATTGGTCCCTGTAACTCACCCAATGAGTTGCTAATTGAAAGACGGATGGAAATGAGACATTTTGTGGCCTTTGGGAATAGAAAGTGCATTTTAaagcatttatttaaaaaatcctTTACGGGCTAATAGGCTATGATTTGTACATATTCTAGGGAACAGTGTTGGTTgctggcccacacacacacacacacacacacacacacacacacacacacacacacacacacacacacacacacacacacacacacacacacacacacacacacacacacacacacacacacacacacacacacacacacacacacacacacacacacacacacacacacacacacacacacacacacacacacacacacacacacacacacacagagacagagccttGTCTGACCCCAGGAAGTCCGCTGTCACATCTTGgagtgacagacgtgacagacagagtgatccGCGAGCGTTAGCAACCCGCTGAGAGGCTAGCTGTCACTGAAGGCTGAGGACACCAAAGGATTTCTGACACTGCAAGGTCCACTAAGAACTGTTCCCTGGCTACACTCTGAACCAAGACAGACATATTGTTCTGGTAACCCTGGCTACACTCTGAACCAAGACAGACATATTGTTCTGGTAACCCTGGCTACACTCTGAACCAAGACAGACATATTGTTCTGGTAACCCTGGCTACACTCTGAACCAAGACAGACATATTGTTCTGGTAACCCTGGCTACACTCTGAACCAAGACAGACATATTGTTCTGGTAACCCTGGCTACACTCTGAACCAAGACAGACATATTGTTCTGGTAACCCTGGCTACACTCTGAACCAAGACAGACATATCGTTCTGGTAACCCTGGCTACACTCTGAACCAAGACAGACATATTGTTCTGGTAACCCTGGCTACACTCTGAACCAAGACAGACATATTGTTATGATAACCCTGGCTACACTCTTCTGAACCAAGACAGACATATTGTTCTGATAACCCTGGCTACACTCTGAACCAAGACAAACATATTGTTCTGGTAACCCTGGCTACACTCTGAACCAAGACAGACATATTGTTCTGGTAACCCTGGCTACACTCTGAACCAAGACAGACATATTGTTCTGGTAACCCTGGCTACACTCTGAACCAAGACAGACATATTGTTCTGGTAACCCTGGCTACACTCTGAACCAAGACAGACATATCGTTCCGGTAACGCTGGCTACACTCTGAACCAAGACAGACATATTGTTCTGGTAACCCTGGCTACACTCTGAACCAAGACAGACATATTGTTCTGGTAACCCTGGCTACACTCTGAACCAAGACAGACATATTGTTATGATAACCCTGGCTACACTCTGAACCAAGACAGACATATTGTTATGATAACCCTGGCTACACTCTGAACCAAGACAGACATATTGTTATGATAACCCTGGCTACACTCTGAACCAAGACAGACATATTGTTATGGTAACCCTGGCTACACTCTGAACCAAGACAGACATATTGTTCTGGTAACCCTGGCTACACTCTGAACCAAGACAGACATATTGTTATGGTAACCCTGGCTACACTCTGAACCAAGACAGACATATTGTTCTGGTAACCCTGGCTACACTCTGAACCAAGACAGACATATTGTTCTGGTAACCCTGGCTACACTCTGAACCAAGACAGACATATTGTTCTGGTAACCCTGGCTACACTCTGAACCAAGACAGACATATTGTTCTGGTAACCCTGGCTACACTCTGTACCAAGACAGACATATTGTTATGATAACCCTGGCTACACTCTGAACCAAGACAGACATATTGTTCTGGTAACCCTGGCTACACTCTGAACCAAGACAGACATATTGTTATGATAACCCTGGCTACACTCTGAACCAAGACAGACATATTGTTATGATAACCCTGGCTACACTCTGAACCAAGACAGACATATTGTTCTGGTAACCCTGGCTACACTCTGAACCAAGACAGACATATTGTTCTGGTAACCCTGGCTACACTCTTCTGAACCAAGACAGACAT
Coding sequences within it:
- the LOC115187212 gene encoding claudin-12, translating into MTCRDIHATNAFSFIIAFISVGGIAVAALIPQWRVTRLVTFNKNAKNISVYDGLWAKCVKQDGYSGCYYYDSEWYSKVDQLDLRLLQFCLPTGLLFGSLALVLCMAGMSKTCCCSDKAETDIKSTRCLVNSAGCHLVAGMFLFLGGAIALAPSVWFLFRTKEMNIKYDRIFSDGFAVYVAIGCSGGLMLAALLMFMWYCMCKKLPSPFWLPLPTLPNSLSTQPLTANGYPPSPVYGPPQTFPPQGYVPTVMDAQPYAPSQGYPHSVAQQPQQVYMSQMSAPEGYGSEVGQNQAYSYAPSQSYAPSQVGYAPSYVGHRYSTRSRMSGIEIDIPVLTQGL